One Mugil cephalus isolate CIBA_MC_2020 chromosome 8, CIBA_Mcephalus_1.1, whole genome shotgun sequence genomic window carries:
- the fancg gene encoding Fanconi anemia group G protein isoform X2, producing MSNKTCQPLSLADRWIRENNEIVNKFKEQEGGRGASSQDHNQTHLRLCSSEFHKLLMKIQGIPPHEEHAQLELAVVFNACVCSTALSQFSEAELLLTKATQRVLQMTGGDPGTSEPLVCWRAVLKSVGNTALHTCVLTLLCLQWAIWLATCQLKTIQQFQEEISSLSETLCDGVRDGNRNEAKRKLSIFPLLVMDTRRLFELLQICTAIVQGVEKLNEGQSSEALCDLQAASTLPAPRALVAYTHLLSGSCLAHMTRPQMALQCYRKALETDSRCVCALYQSMLTYRQLGNTQAEIQALRLLHSTLMLPPATESTLAGSHPLSPSLLLSSQSLSSLLSVPSTLSVLHSLALKCVRHGRVPEGVEHYLDLLAALHSEDQHEVRAEASTLPRLPELYLEAGTALLMARRPADCVALCNEVISSTLELLPEKVVLEEPEERSGAESMDASAGGEDRVEVLLWAAAAYLLQGHCHAHLKDWKQSVTHYTRCINLLVKVRFKRSGFQPQIPSADVYVKRGGNLCILQRLKGLSLAGRGISFTQTDQLKEALRDLQLSLQAFPESVGAGLWSGEVLWRLGRKQEAAACWRKTWSLATDSLVKSLPLYLQEPQSGPLLDSTDLRCRIQDLSPM from the exons ATGTCAAATAAAACGTGTCAGCCGCTTTCTTTAGCGGATAGGTGGATTCGAGAAAACAACGAGATAGTGAACAAATTTAAG GAGCAAGAGGGAGGACGAGGCGCCTCGAGTCAAGACCACAACCAGACCCACCTGAGACTGTGTTCCTCGGAGTTTCACAAGCTTTTAATGAAAATACAAG GTATCCCCCCTCACGAGGAGCACGCTCAGTTGGAGCTGGCCGTGGTGTTCAACGCCTGCGTGTGCTCGACTGCTCTGTCTCAGTTTTCAGAAGCTGAGCTGCTCCTCACAAAAGCCACACAGAGAG ttctACAGATGACAGGAGGTGACCCTGGTACTTCAGAGCCACTTGTGTGCTGGAGAGCAGTTCTCAAATCGGTGGGAAACACAGCTCTGCATACTTGTGTGTTGACTCTTCTCTGTCTGCAGTGGGCGATATGGCTGGCCACCTGCCAGCTGAAAACTATACAGCAATTTCAG GAGGAGATTTCATCTCTGTCTGAGACGCTATGTGATGGAGTTCGGGATGGCAACAGGAACGAAGCAAAGAGAAAATTATCAATCTTTCCACTATTGGTGATGGACACAAGAAGGCTATTTGAATTGTTGCAGATCTGCACTGCCATTGTCCAGG GCGTGGAAAAGCTGAATGAGGGTCAGAGTTCAGAGGCGCTCTGTGATCTGCAAGCAGCTTCCACCCTGCCAGCTCCCAGAGCTCTAGTAGCAtacacacacctcctctctgGCTCCTGCCTTGCTCATATG ACCCGCCCTCAGATGGCCCTGCAGTGTTACAGGAAAGCACTGGAGACGGACTCCCGTTGTGTGTGTGCCCTCTACCAGAGCATGCTCACTTACAGGCAGCTGGGAAACACGCAGGCAGAGATACAAGCTCTTCGCTTACTGCACTCA ACTTTGATGTTGCCCCCCGCTACAGAGTCTACACTGGCTGGTTCCCATCCCCTCTCCCCGTCCTTACTCCTCAGCAGCCAATCACTGAGCAGCCTGCTTTCAGTTCCGTCTACCCTCAGTGTCCTTCACAGTTTGGCCCTCAAATGTGTCCGCCATGGCAG GGTGCCAGAGGGGGTCGAACATTATCTGGACCTGCTGGCTGCTCTTCACTCAGAAGATCAACATGAA gtgcGTGCAGAGGCCTCGACCCTCCCCAGGTTACCAGAGCTTTACCTGGAGGCTGGCACTGCCTTGCTCATGGCTCGGCGGCCTGCAGATTGCGTGGCACTCTGCAATGAAGTCATCAGCTCGACACTGGAGCTGCTGCCAGAGAAAGTGGTGCTGGAGGAGCCGGAGGAGCGTAGTGGGGCTGAGTCTATGGATGCGAGTGCAGGTGGTGAAGATAGGGTGGAGGTACTTCTCTGGGCAGCAGCTGCCTACCTCCTCCAAGGTCACTGCCATGCTCACCTGAAGGACTGGAAACAATCTGTGACTCACTACACAAG GTGTATCAACCTGCTGGTGAAGGTACGCTTTAAAAGGAGTG GTTTCCAACCGCAGATCCCCAGTGCAGATGTGTATGTGAAACGGGGAGGAAATCTCTGTATCCTCCAAAGACTGAAGGGGCTTTCACTCGCTGGTAGAGGCATCAGCTTCACCCAGACAGACCAGCTGAAAGAGGCGCTGAGAGACCTCCAGCTAAGCCTGCAGGCCTTCCCAG AGAGTGTGGGTGCTGGGCTGTGGAGCGGTGAGGTGCTGTGGAGGCTTGGCAGGAAGCAGGAGGCGGCAGCTTGTTGGAGAAAAACCTGGAGCCTGGCCACTGATTCCTTAGTAAA GAGTCTCCCTCTGTACTTACAGGAACCTCAGTCTGGTCCTTTGTTGGACTCCACCGATCTGCGCTGCAGAATCCAGGACCTTAGTCCTATGTAG
- the fancg gene encoding Fanconi anemia group G protein isoform X1 — translation MSNKTCQPLSLADRWIRENNEIVNKFKEQEGGRGASSQDHNQTHLRLCSSEFHKLLMKIQAGIPPHEEHAQLELAVVFNACVCSTALSQFSEAELLLTKATQRVLQMTGGDPGTSEPLVCWRAVLKSVGNTALHTCVLTLLCLQWAIWLATCQLKTIQQFQEEISSLSETLCDGVRDGNRNEAKRKLSIFPLLVMDTRRLFELLQICTAIVQGVEKLNEGQSSEALCDLQAASTLPAPRALVAYTHLLSGSCLAHMTRPQMALQCYRKALETDSRCVCALYQSMLTYRQLGNTQAEIQALRLLHSTLMLPPATESTLAGSHPLSPSLLLSSQSLSSLLSVPSTLSVLHSLALKCVRHGRVPEGVEHYLDLLAALHSEDQHEVRAEASTLPRLPELYLEAGTALLMARRPADCVALCNEVISSTLELLPEKVVLEEPEERSGAESMDASAGGEDRVEVLLWAAAAYLLQGHCHAHLKDWKQSVTHYTRCINLLVKVRFKRSGFQPQIPSADVYVKRGGNLCILQRLKGLSLAGRGISFTQTDQLKEALRDLQLSLQAFPESVGAGLWSGEVLWRLGRKQEAAACWRKTWSLATDSLVKSLPLYLQEPQSGPLLDSTDLRCRIQDLSPM, via the exons ATGTCAAATAAAACGTGTCAGCCGCTTTCTTTAGCGGATAGGTGGATTCGAGAAAACAACGAGATAGTGAACAAATTTAAG GAGCAAGAGGGAGGACGAGGCGCCTCGAGTCAAGACCACAACCAGACCCACCTGAGACTGTGTTCCTCGGAGTTTCACAAGCTTTTAATGAAAATACAAG CAGGTATCCCCCCTCACGAGGAGCACGCTCAGTTGGAGCTGGCCGTGGTGTTCAACGCCTGCGTGTGCTCGACTGCTCTGTCTCAGTTTTCAGAAGCTGAGCTGCTCCTCACAAAAGCCACACAGAGAG ttctACAGATGACAGGAGGTGACCCTGGTACTTCAGAGCCACTTGTGTGCTGGAGAGCAGTTCTCAAATCGGTGGGAAACACAGCTCTGCATACTTGTGTGTTGACTCTTCTCTGTCTGCAGTGGGCGATATGGCTGGCCACCTGCCAGCTGAAAACTATACAGCAATTTCAG GAGGAGATTTCATCTCTGTCTGAGACGCTATGTGATGGAGTTCGGGATGGCAACAGGAACGAAGCAAAGAGAAAATTATCAATCTTTCCACTATTGGTGATGGACACAAGAAGGCTATTTGAATTGTTGCAGATCTGCACTGCCATTGTCCAGG GCGTGGAAAAGCTGAATGAGGGTCAGAGTTCAGAGGCGCTCTGTGATCTGCAAGCAGCTTCCACCCTGCCAGCTCCCAGAGCTCTAGTAGCAtacacacacctcctctctgGCTCCTGCCTTGCTCATATG ACCCGCCCTCAGATGGCCCTGCAGTGTTACAGGAAAGCACTGGAGACGGACTCCCGTTGTGTGTGTGCCCTCTACCAGAGCATGCTCACTTACAGGCAGCTGGGAAACACGCAGGCAGAGATACAAGCTCTTCGCTTACTGCACTCA ACTTTGATGTTGCCCCCCGCTACAGAGTCTACACTGGCTGGTTCCCATCCCCTCTCCCCGTCCTTACTCCTCAGCAGCCAATCACTGAGCAGCCTGCTTTCAGTTCCGTCTACCCTCAGTGTCCTTCACAGTTTGGCCCTCAAATGTGTCCGCCATGGCAG GGTGCCAGAGGGGGTCGAACATTATCTGGACCTGCTGGCTGCTCTTCACTCAGAAGATCAACATGAA gtgcGTGCAGAGGCCTCGACCCTCCCCAGGTTACCAGAGCTTTACCTGGAGGCTGGCACTGCCTTGCTCATGGCTCGGCGGCCTGCAGATTGCGTGGCACTCTGCAATGAAGTCATCAGCTCGACACTGGAGCTGCTGCCAGAGAAAGTGGTGCTGGAGGAGCCGGAGGAGCGTAGTGGGGCTGAGTCTATGGATGCGAGTGCAGGTGGTGAAGATAGGGTGGAGGTACTTCTCTGGGCAGCAGCTGCCTACCTCCTCCAAGGTCACTGCCATGCTCACCTGAAGGACTGGAAACAATCTGTGACTCACTACACAAG GTGTATCAACCTGCTGGTGAAGGTACGCTTTAAAAGGAGTG GTTTCCAACCGCAGATCCCCAGTGCAGATGTGTATGTGAAACGGGGAGGAAATCTCTGTATCCTCCAAAGACTGAAGGGGCTTTCACTCGCTGGTAGAGGCATCAGCTTCACCCAGACAGACCAGCTGAAAGAGGCGCTGAGAGACCTCCAGCTAAGCCTGCAGGCCTTCCCAG AGAGTGTGGGTGCTGGGCTGTGGAGCGGTGAGGTGCTGTGGAGGCTTGGCAGGAAGCAGGAGGCGGCAGCTTGTTGGAGAAAAACCTGGAGCCTGGCCACTGATTCCTTAGTAAA GAGTCTCCCTCTGTACTTACAGGAACCTCAGTCTGGTCCTTTGTTGGACTCCACCGATCTGCGCTGCAGAATCCAGGACCTTAGTCCTATGTAG
- the akr1a1a gene encoding aldo-keto reductase family 1 member A1-A, with amino-acid sequence MNKFVTLTTGQRMPVVGLGTWKSASGQVKQAVLTALECGYRHIDCAAAYGNEQEVGEALSLWVGPGKALLREEVFVTSKLWNTKHDPEDVEDACKASLAHLGLSYLDLYLMHWPMAFQRGGELMPRREDGSICYSDTHYRDTWKAMESLVDKGLVKAIGLSNFNARQTDDIISMARHKPVVNQVECHPYLSQTDLLSHCRSVSVCVTAYSPLGSGDRPWASPDEPSLLQDPRLGAIAQRYQKTPAQVILRWHIQRGVVCIPKSVTPSRIQQNVKVFDFSLSHDDMKLIESFNRNKRFIVPTVERDGERVWRDAGHPHFPFHDPY; translated from the exons ATGAACAAGTTTGTGACCCTCACGACAGGGCAGAGGATGCCAGTGGTTGGACTTGGCACATGGAAGAGTGCCTCAGGacag GTGAAGCAGGCGGTGCTGACCGCTTTGGAGTGTGGTTACAGACACATCGACTGTGCTGCTGCTTACGGCAATGAACAGGAGGTCGGAGAGGCTCTTTCTCTCTGGGTCGGACCTGGGAAG GCTCTGCTCCGTGAAGAGGTGTTCGTGACTTCCAAGCTGTGGAACACCAAGCACGACCCAGAGGATGTGGAAGACGCCTGCAAAGCCAGTCTGGCCCATCTGGGTCTCTCCTACTTGGACCTCTACCTCATGCACTGGCCCATGGCGTTTCA GAGGGGGGGCGAGCTGATGCCTCGGCGAGAAGATGGAAGTATTTGCTACTCTGACACGCACTACAGAGATACTTGGAAGGCCATGGAGAGCCTCGTAGACAAAGGCCTGGTCAAGGCTATAGGACTGTCCAACTTCAACGCCAGACAGactgatgacatcatcagcatGGCCAGACACAAACCTGTGGTAAACCAG GTGGAATGCCATCCTTATTTGTCTCAAACAGATCTCCTGTCACACTGCAG GTccgtgtcagtgtgtgtgacagcttACAGTCCTCTGGGCAGCGGAGACAGACCCTGGGCGTCTCCCGATGAACCAAGCCTGCTGCAGGACCCTCGACTGGGAGCCATCGCCCAGAGATACCAGAAAACACCCGCCCAGGTTATACTCAG GTGGCACATTCAGAGGGGTGTAGTGTGTATCCCCAAAAGTGTGACGCCCTCCAGGATCCAGCAGAACGTAaaggtgtttgacttttctttgtCCCACGACGACATGAAGCTGATCGAATCCTTCAACCGCAACAAGCGCTTCATCGTCCCAACAGTCGAG aggGACGGCGAGAGGGTGTGGCGAGACGCCGGACATCCTCATTTCCCTTTCCACGATCCTTACTAA
- the LOC125012059 gene encoding transitional endoplasmic reticulum ATPase: MASGGESKNDDLSTAILKQKNRPNRLIVDESINEDNSVVSLSQTKMDELQLFRGDTVLMKGKKRRETVCIVLSDDTCSDEKVRMNRVVRNNLRVRLGDVISIQPCPDVKYGKRIHVLPIDDTVEGITGNLFEVYLKPYFLEAYRPIRKGDIFLVRGGMRAVEFKVVETDPSPYCIVAPDTVIHCEGEPIRREDEEESLNEVGYDDIGGVRKQLAQIKEMVELPLRHPALFKAIGVKPPRGILLYGPPGTGKTLIARAVANETGAFFFLINGPEIMSKLAGESESNLRKAFEEAEKNAPAIIFIDELDAIAPKREKTHGEVERRIVSQLLTLMDGLKQRAHVIVMAATNRPNSIDPALRRFGRFDREVDIGIPDATGRLEILQIHTKNMKLADDVDLEQVANETHGHVGADLAALCSEAALQAIRKKMDLIDLEDETIDAEVMNSLAVTMDDFKWALSQSNPSALRETVVEVPNITWEDIGGLEDVKRELQELVQYPVEHPDKFLKFGMTPSKGVLFYGPPGCGKTLLAKAIANECQANFISIKGPELLTMWFGESEANVREIFDKARQAAPCVLFFDELDSIAKARGGNVGDGGGAADRVINQILTEMDGMSSKKNVFIIGATNRPDIIDPAILRPGRLDQLIYIPLPDEKSRMSILKANLRKSPISKDVDLDFLAKMTNGFSGADLTEICQRACKLAIRESIENEIRRERERQTNPSAMEVEEDDPVPEIRKDHFEEAMRFARRSVSDNDIRKYEMFAQTLQQSRGFGSFRFPSSATGGSGPSHGSGGTGSGPVFNEDNDDDLYG, translated from the exons ATGGCTTCCGGAGGGGA ATCCAAAAATGATGATCTATCAACTGCGATTctgaaacagaagaacagaCCCAACAGATTGATTGTTGATGAATCCATCAATGAAGACAACAGCGTGGTCTCTCTGTCTCAG ACCAAGATGGACGAGCTGCAGCTCTTCCGTGGAGACACAGTGCTGATGAAGGGAAAGAAGCGGCGGGAGACGGTGTGCATCGTGCTGTCTGATGACACCTGCTCTGATGAAAAGGTTCGCATGAACAGGGTGGTCCGTAACAACCTGAGGGTCCGTCTGGGAGATGTCATCAG CATTCAGCCATGTCCTGATGTGAAGTACGGAAAGAGGATTCATGTCCTCCCAATAGATGACACCGTAGAAGGAATCACTGGCAACCTGTTTGAGGTCTACCTGAAGCCATACTTCTTGGAGGCTTACAGACCAATCCGCAAAG GGGATATTTTCCTGGTCAGAGGAGGCATGCGTGCTGTGGAGTTCAAGGTGGTTGAGACTGATCCTTCTCCCTACTGCATTGTTGCACCTGATACAGTCATTCACTGTGAGGGAGAGCCAATCAGGAGAGAG gatGAGGAAGAGTCCCTGAATGAAGTGGGCTATGATGACATTGGAGGAGTGAGGAAGCAGTTGGCTCAGATCAAAGAGATGGTGGAGCTGCCTCTTAGACACCCTGCACTGTTTAAGGCCATTGGAGTCAAG cCCCCACGTGGAATCCTGCTGTATGGACCCCCTGGAACTGGAAAAACTTTGATTGCCAGGGCTGTGGCCAATGAAACAGGAGCTTTCTTCTTCCTGATCAATG GCCCTGAGATCATGAGTAAGCTGgctggagagagtgagagtaACCTGAGAAAGGCCTTtgaggaagcagagaagaatgCGCCTGCCATCATCTTTATTGATGAACTTGACGCAATTGCCccaaagagagagaag ACTCATGGAGAGGTGGAGAGGCGCATTGTTTCTCAACTGCTGACACTTATGGACGGCCTGAAACAGAGAGCTCATGTCATTGTCATGGCTGCCACCAACAGACCCAACAGCATCGACCCTGCTCTCAGGAGATTTG GTCGTTTTGACAGGGAGGTGGACATTGGCATCCCTGATGCCACTGGCAGGTTGGAGATTCTCCAGATTCACACTAAGAACATGAAACTGGCCGACGATGTTGACTTGGAACAG GTAGCCAATGAGACCCATGGGCATGTGGGTGCCGATCTGGCTGCTCTCTGCTCTGAGGCCGCCCTGCAGGCCATTAGGAAGAAGATGGACCTCATTGACCTTGAGGACGAGACCATTGATGCTGAAGTCATGAACTCTCTTGCTGTTACCATGGATGACTTCAAG TGGGCTCTGAGCCAGAGCAACCCATCTGCACTGAGAGAGACGGTTGTTGAGGTTCCTAACATTACCTGGGAGGATATCGGAGGTCTGGAGGATGTCAAGAgggagctgcaggagctggtGCAG TACCCAGTGGAGCACCCAGACAAGTTCCTCAAGTTTGGCATGACCCCATCTAAGGGTGTGCTATTCTATGGTCCCCCTGGATGCGGTAAGACTCTGCTGGCCAAAGCCATTGCCAACGAGTGCCAGGCGAACTTCATCTCCATCAAAGGACCTGAGCTGCTCACCATGTGGTTTGGAGAGTCTGAGGCCAACGTTAGAGAGATCTTTGACAAG GCTCGTCAAGCGGCCCCATGCGTTCTCTTCTTTGACGAGCTGGACTCCATAGCCAAGGCCCGCGGTGGCAACGTGGGAGACGGTGGCGGCGCCGCCGACCGCGTCATCAACCAGATCCTGACCGAGATGGACGGAATGTCGAGCAAGAAGAACGTCTTCATCATCGGAGCCACAAACAGACCAGACATCATCGACCCTGCCATCCTGAGACCCGGCCGTCTGGATCAGCTCATCTACATCCCCCTGCCCGATGAGAAGAGCAGGATGAGCATCCTGAAGGCCAACCTCCGCAAGAGTCCCATCAGCAAG GACGTGGACCTGGACTTCCTGGCTAAGATGACCAATGGATTTTCTGGAGCTGATCTTACAGAGATCTGCCAGCGGGCGTGTAAGCTGGCCATCAGAGAGAGCATCGAGAACGAGATCCGCAGAGAGCGGGAGAGGCAGACCAACCCATCGGCTATG gaggtggaagaggatgATCCTGTGCCAGAGATCAGGAAGGACCACTTTGAAGAGGCGATGCGATTTGCCCGTCGCTCCGTCAGTGACAACGACATTCGCAAATATGAGATGTTTGCACAGACACTGCAGCAGAGCCGTGGCTTCGGCAGCTTCAG GTTTCCCTCCAGTGCTACAGGCGGCAGTGGTCCAAGCCACGGCTCAGGAGGAACCGGCAGTGGTCCAGTGTTCAATGAAGACAACGACGATGACCTTTATGGATAA
- the LOC125012058 gene encoding neurofilament heavy polypeptide-like: MSFTVEHHFMGPGSYRKARPASVSSSGFHSQRRRITYSQPSSLDSIETFNGDKARKTEKEILQALNDRFAGYIDKVRNLEMHNRNLEAEAAALRQSQAGRASVGEHYERELADLRGLLQQLTGEKARAALEHEHLEDDIQHLRVRLEDEARNREELEAAARAMKKYVEECRLTRLELDKKLRALEEEAVFLKKNHEEEVAELLAQIQGAQVSFDMRDTVKADVTSALREIRSQLDTHASKSSTHAEEWFKVRMERLSEAARSNQDAIRGSQDEIAEYRRQLQNRTIELETLRGTKESLERQRIESEDRHQDDLSSLQETINQLDNELKTTKWEMASQLKDYQELLNVKMALDIEIAAYRKLLEGEENRFAGGSPYSYLESRLSAPLKVKGEEISDTVIVEEQTDETQVTEVTEEAEEEEEEEEKEEEAGEEEEEDEEAKEEEGEGEDGEEKEEEGEGEEEKEEEKGEEEKEEEGEEKEGGEDAGEEEEKSKSPEKAATPPSKSPQPKSPVAKSPESKSPESKSPASKSPMPKSPAKSPVVKSPAGDESKSPVSKSPEPKSPPPKSPEPKSPEKEEAKPAAAKDTPKEEKKEEKPEPVKEEKKEKEQPVKEEKKQEPKEKEPEKEEKPDTKKESKADEAPKKDEASKPAAPSKEEKPAPKPEPKESAPPAKEEKPSAPKSEKAEPEAKPAPKAEPEKAESKKEEKKPEEKPAPKAEPEKVESKKEEKKPEEKPAPKAEPEKVESKKEEKKPEEKPAPKAEPEKTESKKEEKKPEDKKETSKEESKEVKEEAKTEKAEKSSGTETKESKETKK, translated from the exons ATGAGTTTCACGGTAGAACACCACTTCATGGGCCCGGGCTCGTACCGCAAGGCTCGGCCCGCCTCTGTGTCCTCAAGCGGATTTCACTCCCAGCGCCGCCGCATCACCTACAGCCAGCCGTCCTCCCTGGACAGCATTGAGACGTTCAATGGAGACAAGGCGAGGAAGACCGAGAAAGAGATCCTGCAGGCTCTCAATGACCGCTTCGCCGGCTACATCGACAAGGTGCGTAACTTGGAGATGCACAACCGCAACCTGGAGGCAGAAGCGGCAGCTCTGCGGCAGAGCCAGGCAGGGCGCGCATCCGTCGGGGAGCACTACGAGCGAGAGCTGGCTGACCTGAGGggtctcctgcagcagctgaccGGAGAGAAGGCCCGCGCCGCTCTAGAGCACGAGCACCTGGAAGACGACATCCAGCACCTGCGGGTCAGGCTGGAGGATGAGGCGCGGAACCGGGAAGAGCTGGAGGCTGCCGCCCGCGCCATGAAGAAGTACGTGGAGGAGTGCCGGCTGACGCGTCTGGAGCTGGACAAGAAGCTCCGCGCCCTGGAAGAGGAGGCCGTTTTCCTGAAGAAGAACCACGAGGAAGAGGTGGCCGAGCTCCTGGCGCAGATTCAGGGTGCGCAGGTGAGCTTCGACATGCGGGACACGGTCAAGGCGGACGTCACCAGCGCACTGCGAGAGATCCGATCGCAGCTGGATACTCACGCATCCAAGAGTTCAACGCACGCGGAGGAATGGTTCAAAG TGCGTATGGAGCGCCTGTCCGAGGCTGCGAGGTCTAACCAGGATGCGATCCGTGGAAGCCAGGACGAGATTGCAGAGTACCGTCGCCAGCTCCAGAACCGCACCATTGAGCTGGAGACTCTCAGAGGAACCAAGGAGTCACTGGAGAGGCAGCGCATAGAGAGCGAGGATAGACACCAGGATGACCTCAGCTCACTACAG GAGACCATCAATCAGCTGGACAATGAGCTGAAAACTACCAAATGGGAGATGGCCAGCCAGCTGAAAGActaccaggagctgctgaacGTTAAGATGGCTCTAGATATCGAGATCGCTGCTTACAG GAAGCTactggaaggagaggagaaccGGTTTGCAGGCGGCAGCCCATACTCCTACCTGGAAAGCAGACTGTCTGCCCCCCTGAAAGTTAAAGGAGAGGAGATTTCCGATACAGTCATTGTGGAGGAGCAGACAGATGAGACCCAGGTGACCGAGGTGACAGAggaggcagaagaggaggaagaggaggaagagaaagaagaagaagcaggagaggaagaagaggaggacgaagaggccaaagaggaggagggagaaggtgAGGACGgcgaggaaaaggaggaagaaggagagggagaggaggagaaggaagaagaaaagggagaggaggaaaaagaggaagagggagaggagaaagagggcgGAGAGGAcgcaggggaggaggaagagaagtcCAAATCTCCGGAAAAGGCTGCAACCCCTCCTTCAAAATCCCCTCAGCCTAAATCTCCCGTGGCCAAATCACCAGAATCCAAATCACCAGAATCTAAATCACCAGCATCCAAATCCCCCATGCCCAAATCACCTGCTAAGTCTCCTGTGGTCAAATCCCCCGCAGGAGATGAGTCCAAGTCCCCAGTGTCAAAATCCCCCGAACCAAAATCACCGCCTCCCAAAAGCCCCGAACCAAAGTCtccagagaaagaggaggccAAGCCTGCTGCTGCCAAAGACACCcctaaagaggagaagaaagaggagaagccAGAGCCCGtcaaggaggaaaagaaggagaaagagcagcccgtgaaggaggagaagaagcaggagccCAAGGAGAAAGAGccagagaaggaagagaagcccgatacaaagaaagagagcaaagcCGATGAAGCACCCAAAAAGGACGAAGCTTCAAAACCGGCAGCTCCCAGCAAGGAGGAGAAACCTGCCCCCAAGCCTGAGCCTAAAGAGAGCGCTCCACCCGCTAAGGAGGAGAAGCCCTCCGCTCCAAAATCAGAAAAGGCAGAGCCCGAGGCGAAGCCAGCTCCCAAGGCAGAGCCTGAGAAAGCAGAGagcaagaaggaggagaagaagccaGAGGAGAAGCCTGCTCCCAAGGCAGAGCCCGAGAAAGTAGAAagcaagaaggaggagaagaagcctGAGGAGAAGCCTGCTCCTAAGGCAGAGCCAGAGAAAGTAGAAagcaagaaggaggagaagaagcccGAGGAGAAGCCTGCTCCCAAGGCAGAGCCCGAGAAAACAGAGagcaagaaggaggagaagaagccaGAGGACAAAAAGGAGACCAGTAAAGAAGAGAgtaaggaggtgaaggaggaggcaAAGACGGAGAAGGCTGAGAAATCTTCCGGCACCGAGACAAAGGAGAGCAAGGAGACGAAGAAGTAA